CTCCGGCCCCTCGGACAGGATGCGGTAATACTCGCGCAGTGCCGGCGGTGCCGAGGGGGAGAGATTTCCGTCCATGATTACTACTTCCTTATCTGGGTGCAGGCGGCCCGTCCGATCCGCCACTCACGTTTTCCGGGGTCAGCCTAAGTGTGGCAGCGCAGGGCGGGTCACGAACAGGGATCCGGGAGTATCTCCTTGAGGGAAATGCCGCTCAGCAGGAGGATCTGGCCGGCCCAAGATCCAGCGGTTTCAGCATGGAGGACAGCCCGATCCGCCGGGACTCGGCGCAAAAGTCCAGCGGCCCTTGATATTCGACGTGCAGAACGGCCTTTCCCTCGTCGGCGAAGGGCTTGTACGCCTCGCATTCCCCGTACCGAAAACACTCCTCATTGACGGCAAAATCAAAGTCATCCGCCAGTTCGGGAATCTGGTCGATGTCGTTCTTCAAGCCCACCGATAATCCGCGGGCATGGGCCAGTTCTGCAACGGACCGGTTGTAGGCCACCTGGTCATCCGCCGTCAGCGGGAAGCCCGTCTCATTGACATAGCCGTCAACATTGTCGGGTTCCACGGCGTCGAATCCCTTCGCCGCGCAGGTATCCATTCGTGCTGCCATGATCGGCAGGAGAACGTCCGTCCGGCGGATGTCCAGCCACCGCTCATCCGGCCAGCCGTCCACGATGTTCCCCAGGACCGTTTCCGGGAACTGTTCTGCATCGCCCCGGAAGTCCTCCCAGGAACCAACCGACAAATAGCAGATTGAGTGCCTGCCGTTTTCCTTTAGGGTGTCATTGTCCGTCTGTGTTGCTGTCTCGTAGTCGACGTCATACACGTCGGCGTCCACCGTGAGGTCCAGCGCACCGCTTAGCTGCCACTGCCAGCTGTCTGAGGGAGACGGGGTCCACCGCACAGACACTGGCTCCGCCCGCGCTTCCGGGATGACCTCGGCCGTGACGTCAGGAACGGGTGTGCAGGCGCCCAGTGAGAACGGGAGGAACGCGGCGCAGGCCACCGCGGCAACGCGCGCTTTGTGCCGGAGATGTCTTTTCACGGACTCACCCTCTCAGCGGACAAACGGGCGGAGACGGCGGTGGAGGTTCCCAGCCAAGGGTTGGGCAGGGTCCGGTCGGTGGCAAAGACATACCCTGCGCCGTGACTTCCTGCAGCAAGGCGGACGGCCTCGATCTCACCGGGGCCGCAGCCGTACACCAAATGCCACAGCTGGGACGGCGGTATGCTGCGCGCCCAGTCGGGTGGGCGAAAATCCGCGTAGGCCTCTGCTGTGCCCTCAAAGACAGCGGTGACATCGAACAGATTCAGATGTGCCTGCGAGGGAAACCTGCCGGGGTTGGCGGCCAGGAAGGTGATTCCTGCGGCTCGAGCGGCAGCCGCGTATTGAGCGCACTGCACAAGGCTTTTCGGATGGGAAGGAAGCTCGTCGAGCATGATTCCGTCGAGACGGTACAGCCTTTGCCAAGTCTCAATGTCCCGGGCAACGTCCGCCACCGGCCGGTTTCCGTAATCCACCCGCACGTACCCAAGCAGGCGTATGCACGGCCGCAGTGCCGCCACAGCGTCAGGATAGTACTCGTCGTCGTCGCGCCCCGGCCCGTTGTGGACATTGAGAATGGCAAACGAAACCCTTCCGTGCTGAGCGGCCAACCAACTCCATTCCTGCGGAGCAACAGCCGGATGGACGTACCAGGGAATGGCGGTCCGTGCTTTCTTCACGCGTACGTCCTCGGATCGGACACGCGGCTCAGCAGCACGCCGATCCCGGCTACCAGGAACGCCGCGGCTACGAGTATGCCGGCTGTATTTCCTGCTGCAATCCAGGCCTCCGCGGAAAAGAAAGCGGCACCGGCAAAAACCACTCCGCCGCCAGGCAGCCCAAAGGCGGCCAGCGTGGTGGACGTAGTGGCCAGGGAGCTGAAGGCCGCCGCCACCAGCACGGTGGTGGCAACTCGGGTGTCCTCGACCAGGAAGACGACCACAAGGGTGGATACAGATGCGGAGATGACTACTATCGCTGCGGACATTGTCATGGTGAGCGACCGCGCGTTCCGGGCTGCGTGCCGCAGCAGCGGGGTCCGGTTGGAGGACCAGACGAGTCGCTGCCGCATGAGCACCAGAGCCGGATCCGTGGCTGCCGCGGCGACGACCGTGGCTACGATAAGCGCTGTTCCCTCCCAGTCCGGCAGGCGGGTCAGAGCCAATGACAGAGCCGCGGCAAGAAAGGAGGCCTGGGCGGCCGGCGCGACAGCAGCGCTCCAGCCTCCGTGCCCGAACAAGCGCCGATCGCTGCTGGTTCGCAGGTGCATCACCAGCACAACGGTGACCGACGCCAGCACCAGGACTGCCACGGACACAACAATGGCCGTGGCAGTGCGGTGGTTCAGGATCAGCGCCAGGGCAACAATTGGGACGGCAAGCCCCAGGATCGTTAACAACAACCGGGAGTTGCCGAGGATTACGAGCATGGAGACGACGCAGGAGTACCAGCACCAGGCCATGAGGAGGCCTGCCCAGCCTTGGTCATGGCCGGGAAGGACCGTGGAAACCGCTAAGTAACAGGCCAGGGCCAGGATGACCAGGATGGTTGCACCGGTCCCGCGGGCGACCCCGCGGTTCACCTGCCCAGCACCGGCCTGTGCCCAAACGATGCCCGAGATGGACTGACCGATAATCCAGGCCCCGATTCCTGCGATGAGGACTTCCCGGGTGCTGGCGGCCATCACTGTGGCAGTGAGACCGCCGAGAAAAGCACCCAGGATCAGGACTATGCCTCGCCGGACGGCCTCAAACAGTGCGTCCCGGGACACCCAGGATTCCTGGTTGCCTGCACTCCGGATCACTGTGCGCACCTGGACAAGGGATTGGGCGTAGTCGAACACGTCCCTGGCTCCATGCCACCTGCGGGCGGTGCGGTCGGTGACGCCGGAGGACTCCAGCCTGGCGGTAATCTCGTACACGTCAACCGCGTCGAAACCGGCCTGATCGTTCGAGAACGCCGCCACCGGCCTCCCTGCTCCGGGCACAGCAACACTGTCAGCGCTCATGCCGATACCCTCAGCGCCACTGCGTCCAGCGGTGTTGCGTCATGGAGTGCGGTCATTTTCGTCGGGAACGAGCCGGTCGGCGCCGACGCCAAAATGGCAGCGCCTTGCTTCGGTTTCAGCAGCCTTCCGGTACGGGCGGCCAGGTAGGCCTCCCGGTACCGGGTCAGGCACCGCTCCAACGTGAACTCGGAAAGCGCCCGTCGCCGTGCTGCGGCGCCCATGGCGGCCCGGCGCCTCGGATCGGTCAACAGGGAGACACAGGCATCAGCAAACGCAGCGTGGTCCCGGGCGGCAACCAGCATGCCTGTGGACTCGTGCTCGTCAAGGCATTCTCCTACGCCTCCAACATCGGTGTTGACCGTTGCGCGACCGCACATCATCGCTTCGATCAGGGTGAACGGCAGTCCTTCCGAAATACTCGACAGTGCTACCACGTGACCGGCCTCAATGGCCGGCCGGCTGCCTTTGCTGGGGCCTTCCCAATGAACTGCCTCTGCCACACCGAGAGCCCGCGTCAGGGCAACCAGCAGCTCCTTGTAGGCTGCGTTTTCTTTGGGAGTTGGACCGAAAATGCGCAATTGGGCATTAGGCACCCGTTCACGAACCAGCGCAAAAGCGGATATCAGCGTTTCCAGGTCCTTCAGGGGATCGATCCGGCCCACAAAGCTGATGGTTGGAAGCTCCGGCTCGGAGGTGACGGGCAGGAAAGTCAACGGGTCAACTCCGTTCGGAATGGTGTAGATGCGCTCCGGAAGCGCTCCGAGCCGGCGCTCCCAGCGGGCATTGAACTGGTTCACGGGAAGGACCATGTGTGCGCGCACGTTCACGACTTGGCACAGCCGCCGCAGGAACGCGGTGACCGCGCGTCGCACCGGCCAGGACAAATGAGCGCCGTAGAGCGCCAGGTAGCGCTCACGCAGGTATACCCCGTGCTCAGTCAGCAGGATGGGTGTCCCGTGCCGCCATGACTGCGCCAGCGCAAGCAGGGATGAGGGACCGTTACTGGAGGCATGGACCACATTCACCTTTCCCAGCCGGTGATCGAGGAGGGCAAGGGCACGGTCCACGATGCTGGCAGCCATGACGGCATCCGCGACCGAGATGGGAGGTTCGCCGACGCTGACCAGATGCCGGGTCCATGCAGCAATGATCGCTGCCACGGAGCCACGGGTTGCGAGGGAGCGAGCCAATCCAATCCGGTCACTGATGCCCACGAGGTGCTGCAGGGCGTTGGCGGTCCTCCCCACGGGATCCTGCCGTTCGGATCCCAGCGCGGCGTCCCACAACCGCTCAAGTTCATATTGGGTGGACTCAATCCAGTAGCGGCGCCGGGGGGTGGGGCGAAGCGGAGAAGCGGAGGGTCCCCAGACCGGAATCAGTCGAACCGATCGAACATTGGGGGGCACCGCCCATACGGGTTTTTCGGCTCCGCTGCCCGTGAGCGCGACCACGTCAAAGTCGTGCTCCGGAAGTCCGGTCAGGAGCTGGTCGCACCACGTACTTACGCCGCCTGTGACGACCGGGTAGGTTCCTTCGGTGATAAGGGCTATTTTCATGTGATTGCCCCTTCGGATAGGTACAGGGGCCGAGACTTCAGCGGGTTTCCCTTTTGAAACAAGACCGGCATGCACAGCATTTAAGACTCTCTTACGGATTGGCGATATCTGCTCCTATGGCCAGTGCCTGCGGCGGATATCGATCCCAGTAAATGTCATGCCGGTGCAGCAATCGAGAGTAACGACTACGTGCCGGGTACCCGAGCGCACCCGGAGGTGCCCTCCAGCGAGGAATATTCCGAGGTTTTCCATTGCCTGTGGGCATGACTCTCAAGGCGCTGCACAGAACGCCGGTAACAACCAGGACAAGGGCGGCCCCGGAGTAAAGGCGGCAAGCCCTCAGGCTACGGAATCAGCAGCACCTTGCCGGTGGTCTTCCGCCCCTCGAGGTCCTCCTGGGCCCGGGTGGCTTCAGCGAGCGGATACGTTCCGCCGATGCGCACGTCCAGCGTTCCTTCACGAACCATTTCAAACAGGTCATGGGCACGCCACTGCCGTTCTTCGCGTGTGAGCAGATAGTCGCCAATGGTAGGGCGGGTGAGGTAGAGGGAACCGCCGGAATTCAGCTTCTGGATGTCGAAGGGCGGCACCTGTCCCGAGGCTCCGCCGAACAGGACCAGCATGCCGCGCTTGCGCAGGCTCGCCAGTGAACCCTCGAACGTTGCCTTGCCCACGCCGTCGTACACCACGTCCACACCCACGCCGTCCGTCAGGTGACGGACTTCCTCGGCGAAGCCCTCGTATCCCAGTGCATGGTCGGCACCCGCCGAGCGTGCCAGCTCGCGCTTCTCGTCGGTGGACGCCGTGGTGATGATCCTTGCTCCCTTGGCCTTGAGCAGCTGGATCAGCAGGAGGCCAACGCCTCCGGCGCCCGCATGCGTGAGGACGGTCTGGCCCTCTTCCACCGGAAAGGCGGAGTTGCACAGGTAATGTGCGGTCATGCCCTGCATGGGCAGGGCGGCCGCCGTCTCGTCGCTGACACCGTCAGGGACCGGCAGCGCCTTGTCCGCCTCCAGGATCATGTACTCCGAGTAGGTGCCACCGCCTTCAGCGGTGGCAACCCGCGCCCCTTCCCGAAAGTCCTCAACATCGCGGCCTGTCGCCACTACGGTGCCGGCAGCCTCCACGCCGGGAATGAACGGGTACTCCATGGGATACACGCCGCTGCGCTTGTAGGTGTCGATGAAGTTCACGCCGGCGGCGGCCACGCGCACCAGCAGTTCCTTGGGTCCCGGCTGGGGGAGGTCCACGTCTTCGACACGCAGGATTTCCGGCCCGCCGGGGGCGGGTACCACAATAGCTTTATGCATGGAATGTCTCTTCCGTCACGGCTTCGGTGTTGCTGCCATCGTAGGGCAGCATCGACCCCGGCGCACGGCTTCGGTGTTGCTGCCATCGTAGGGCAGCATCGACCCCGGCGCACGGCTTCGTCTGTTAGGCGCCGGCGTCACGCAGCATCGGGGCATGCGTCATGAATGTATAAATATGAAGGTTCCTGCATAAATCTGCTGTAGGGTAAAACCATGACGATTTCAGTTGCTGTCTCAGGAGCCTCGGGGTACGCCGGCGGCGAGGTCCTGCGCCTGCTGGCCGGGCATCCCTCCGTCACCATTGGCGCCATCACCGCGCACAGCAACGCCGGATCCCGTCTGGGCGAACTCCAGCCGCACCTGCATGCGCTCGCAGACCGTGTCCTGGTGGACACCACCGTGGAGAACCTGGCCGGACACGACGTCGTCTTCCTGGCGCTCCCGCACGGTGCCAGCGCCGCCATTGCGGCTCAGCTCGATCCTTCCGTCCTCGTGATCGACGCCGGTGCAGACCACCGCCTGGAAGATCCGGTGGCGTGGGAGAAGTTCTACGGCTCTCCGCATGCCGGTTCGTGGCCGTACGGGCTGCCGGAACTGCCCGGTCACCGTGACCGGCTCAAGGGCGCCAACCGCATTGCGGTTCCGGGATGCTATCCCACCTCCTCGCTGCTGGCGCTGACCCCGGGCTTCTCTGCCGGGCTGCTGGAGCCCGACGACGTAGTCATCGTTGCTGCTTCCGGAACCTCCGGCGCGGGCAAAGCGGCCAAGCCGCACCTGCTGGGTTCGGAAGTGATGGGCGGTATGAGTCCCTACGGAGTGGGCGGCGGTCACCGCCACACACCGGAGATTGAGCAGGGCCTCTCGGCTGCGGCCGGTGAGAGCGTGGCCGTGTCCTTCACCCCCACGCTGGCACCGATGGCCCGCGGCATTCTCACCACGGCCACGGCGAAGGTCCGACCCGGCGTCACCCCGGAACAGCTTCGGGCAGCCTGGCAGGAAGCGTACGGCCGCGAACACTTTGTCCGGCTGCTGCCCGAGGGCCAGTGGCCGGCCACCAAGATGGTGGTGGGTTCCAACTACGCCGCCCTGCAGCTGGCCTACGACGCGCATACCAACCGGGTGATTGTCACCTGCGTGATCGACAACCTGAACAAAGGCACCGCAGGCGGAGCGGTGCAGTCCATGAACATAGCCCTTGGCCTTGAAGAGACCGCCGGCCTGATGACGCAGGGAGTTGCCCCGTAATGAGCACCACCGAAAACAGTATTGAAGCAGCCAGCACTGTCAACGAAACTGCTGTCACGACCGGCGTCACTGCCCCGGCCGGCTTCCGCGCCGCCGGCATCACCGCCGGACTGAAGCTGTCCGGCGGCCGTGACATGGCCCTCGTGGTCAATGACGGTCCGTCCAAGGCCGCAGCCGCCGTCTTCACCCGCAACCGCGTGGCTGCAGCGCCGGTGCACTGGTCCCGTCAGGTGCTCACGGACGGCCGCGCCGATGCCGTGATCCTCAACTCCGGCGGCGCCAACGCCTGCACCGGACCCCAGGGCTTTCAGAACACGCACGCCACCGCCGAGAAGACGGCCGAGGTCCTGGGCATCTCCGCCTCGGACGTGGTGGTCTGCTCCACCGGGCTTATCGGTGAGCAGCTGCCCATGGAGGAAATCCTCCCCGGTGTGGAGGCCGCCGCTCAGGCATTGGCGGCCGACGGCGGTGCTTCCGCCGCCGAGGCGATCATGACCACCGACACCGTCGCCAAGCAGGCAGTGTTCACCGGCAGCGGCTACACCATCGGCGGCATGGCCAAAGGGGCCGGCATGCTGGCTCCGGGGCTGGCAACCATGCTCGTGGTGCTGACCACCGACGCGCAGCTGCCGGCCGCCGCCCTGGACACGGCGCTGCGCGCAGCCACTGCCGTCACGTTTGACCGCACCGACTCGGACGGCTGCATGTCCACCAATGACACCGTGGTGCTGATGGCTTCCGGCGCTGCCGGCACCGTCCCGGACCAGGCAGAATTCACCGCAGGCCTCACCGAGGTCTGCCATTCTTTGGCCCAGCAGCTGATCACCGATGCCGAGGGCGCCAGCCACGACATCGCCGTGACCACGCTCAACGCCGCCACCGTGGCCGATGCTGAAACCGCTTCCCGCGCCGTCACCCGGTCCAACCTCTTCAAGACCGCCATCTTCGGCAATGACCCCAACTGGGGCCGTGTCCTTTCCGCCGTGGGAACCACCGATGCCGCGTTTGAGCCGGACCGGATCAACGTGACGATCAACGGAGTGCAGGTGTGCCGCAACGGGGGAATCGGAGACTCCCGGGACCTGGTGGATCTGACCGGCCGCAAGGTGACGGTCGAAATTGATCTCAACGCCGGCACGGAAAGCGCCACCATCTGGACCAATGACCTGACCACGGACTACGTCCACGAAAACTCGGCCTACAGCAGCTGATCGGGGACTGACATGAGCACAACAGCAGAAGTTCGGGAACAACTGGCCGCCCAGGACAAGGCCGCCACCCTCATCGAAGCGCTGCCGTGGATCCAGCGGTTTGCCGGCAGCATCATGGTGATCAAGTATGGCGGCAACGCCATGGTCAACGATGACCTGCGCCGTGCCTTCGCCGAGGACATCGTTTTTCTGCACCACGTCGGAGTGCGTCCGGTGGTGGTGCACGGCGGCGGCCCGCAGATCAATTCCCTGCTGGAACGTCTGGGCATCAAGTCCGAATTCAAGGGCGGACTGCGTGTGACCACCCCCGAAGCCATGGACGCCGTCCGCATGGTGCTCACCGGCCAGGTGGGCCGCGAGCTGGTAGGCATGATCAACGCGCACGGCCCGTACGCCGTCGGACTCTCCGGCGAAGACGCCGGGCTGTTGCAGGCAACACGCATCGGAACCGTAATCGACGGCCAGGAAGTGGACCTTGGCCAGGTCGGCGAGGTGACCGGAGTCAATCCCGGCGCCATTGTCGACCTGCTCGAAGCCGGACGCATTCCGGTTATTTCCACGGTGGCTCCCGAGGTCGACGCCGACGGCGGGCTCACCAGTGCGGTATTGAACGTGAACGCGGATACTGCTGCCGCCGCCCTGGCCGTGGCACTTGGTGCCTCACGTCTGGTGGTGCTGACCGATGTTGAGGGACTGTACTCGAATTGGCCGGACAAGACCTCCCTGATTTCCGCGCTGACCGCGGGGGAGCTGCGCGACATGCTGCCCTCCCTGGAAGCCGGCATGATTCCGAAGATGCAGGCCTGCCTCACGGCGGTTGACGGCGGGGTGGACCGGGCAGCCGTAGTGGACGGCCGGATGGCCCATTCCATGCTGCTGGAGGTTTTCACCACCGCCGGCATTGGCACCCAGGTTGTTCCGGAGGAGCAGGCATGAGCGACGTTTCCCAGATCCAGACAGAGATCCAGACGAACCCCAGCTCCGCGGAAACCGTCCTCGACGGCCTCACGGGGTCATCGCAGGACTGGCTGCAGCGTTACGGCTCCTCGCTGATGGGCGTCTTCGGCACCCCGCAGCGGGTTCTCGTCCGCGGCAGCGGGTGCACCGTCTGGGACGCCGACGGCAAGCCCTATCTGGACCTGCTCGGCGGCATTGCCGTCAACGCACTCGGCCATGCCCATCCGTTCCTGACCTCGGTGATCAGCAGCCAGCTCGCCACGCTGGGCCATGTCTCCAACTTCTTCACCAGCCCGACACAGGTGGCTCTGGCGGAAAAGCTGCTCCAGCTTTCCGGGGCCCCCGTTGGTTCCAAGGTCTTCTTCGCAAACTCCGGCACCGAAGCCAACGAGGCGGCGTTCAAGCTGGCCCGGCGCAATACCGGAACGGCGGCCGACGGCAACCCGCAGCGCACCCGCATCATCGCGCTGGAGGGCGCATTCCACGGCCGGACCCTCGGGGCGCTGGCCCTGACGGCCAAGAAGGCTTACCGGGCGCCGTTCGAACCGCTGCCCGGGGGAGTGGAGCACATTGCCTTCGGCGACGTCGAGGCCCTGCGCACTGCAGTGGATGACACCGTGGCCGCCGTCTTCGTCGAGCCCATCCAGGGCGAAGCCGGTGTGGTTCCGCTGCCCGCCGGATATCTGCAGGCAGCCCGCGACATCACTTCAGCTGCAGGCGCCCTGCTGATCGTGGACGAAGTCCAGACCGGCATCGGCCGCACCGGAGCGTGGTTTGCCTCCGAAGGGGTTCTGCCGGACGCCATGACCCTGGCCAAGGGTCTGGGCGGCGGTTTCCCCGTCGGCGCACTGATCACCTTCGGCGAAAGCGTGTCCTCGCTGCTGACCGCCGGCCAGCACGGCACCACCTTTGGCGGCAACCCCGTGGCCACCGCCGCCTCGCTGGCTACGCTGCACGTGATTGAATCCACCGGGCTGCTGGAACAGGTACAACAGACCGGCGAGCACCTGCGGACGGCGGTGGCAACCGTTCCCGGCGTCACCCAAGTCCGGGGGGCGGGCCTGCTCATCGGCTTCGATCTGGCCGACGAGATTGCACCGGCCGCCGTGACAGCTGCCCTGGAGGCCGGATTCATCATTAACGCCACCGGGCCGCGAACCCTGCGTCTGGCGCCGCCGCTGATCCTGACCGCGGCACAGGCCGACTCCTTTGTTGATGCACTGCCGGGAATCCTGGCCGCCGCCCGTGCCGCCCAGGACACTTCAGCCGCCGTCACCGGACCAGCATCCACCGGACCAGCTACAACTAACGGACAGGCTGCAACTAACGGGCAAGCCCCTGCCCCCGCAACAACCGAAGGAAAATCATGACCCGCCATTTCCTGGTCGACACCGACCTCACCCAGGCCGAGCAGACCGAGGTGCTGGACCTGGCTGACCTGTTGAAGAAGGACCGCTACAAGTACCAGCCCTATGCCGGCGAATCCACCGGCCGGCAGACGGTCGCCGTGATCTTCGACAAGACCTCCACCCGCACCCGGGTTTCCTTTGCTGCGGGCATATCCGACCTGGGCGGTGTTCCGCTCATCATCGGTGCCGGGGAGTCCCAGCTCGGGCACAAGGAAAGCGTCACGGACACCACCAAGGTGCTGGAACGCATGGTCTCCACCATTGTCTGGCGCACCTACGCGCAGTCCGGCCTCGAAGAAATGGCTGCGGCTTCGCGGGTTCCGGTAATCAACGCGCTCTCGGATGACTACCACCCGTGCCAGCTGCTGGCTGACCTCATGACCATCCGTGAGCACAAGGGCACCCTCGCCGGCCTCACCCTGACTTATCTGGGGGACTGCGCCAACAACATGGCCAACTCCTACCTGCTGGCATGCGTCACTGCGGGAATGCATGTCCGGGTCGCCGGTCCGATCGGCTACCTGCCGGATCCGCTGATTGTCGACGCCGCTGCCGCCCGTGCCGAAGAAACCGGCGGATCGGTGATGATCACCACCGATCCCGCCGAAGCACTGGCCGGAGCCGACGTCGTCGCCACCGACACCTGGGTCTCCATGGGCCAGGAGGACGAAAAGGCGGCCCGTTCCGAGCTGTTCCGCAGCTTCGCCGTGGACGCCGCAGCGATGGCGCAGGCAGCGGACGACGCCGTCGTCCTGCACTGCCTGCCCGCCTACCGCGGCTACGAAATCTCTGCCGACGTCATCGACGGCCCGCAGTCGCTGGTCTGGGATGAAGCAGAGAACCGCCTGCACGCGCAGAAAGCGCTCATGGTGTGGCTGATGGCGCGCTCGGGCCTGACCGGAGTTCCGGAGGGACAGGCAGTTTCCGGGGGTGCAGCATGAGCATGCCGGCAACCAAGACTGCACGCCAGGCCCGCATCCGCACGCTGCTGACCAGCCGGTCGGTCCGGTCCCAGGCGGAGCTCGCTGCGCTGCTCGCGGACGACGGCGTCCAGGTCACCCAGGCCACGCTGTCCCGGGACCTGGTGGAGCTGGGCGCGGTGCGGATGCGCGGCAAGGAGGGGGTGCTGGTATACGCGGTGCCTTCCGAGGGAGGACAGCGGGCACCGCAGTCGGGGGTTTCAGCGGAAGTCCTGGATGCCCGCCTGGCCCGATTGTGCGGGGAACTGCTGGTCACGGCGGAGGCCTCGGGCAACATTGTGGTGCTGCGGACTCCTCCGGGCGCCGCGAACTTCCTGGCCCTGGCCATCGACCATTCAGTGTTGCCGTCCATTCTGGGCACCATTGCCGGTGACGATACGGTGGTAATGGTCACCCGCGAGCCCGACGGCGGCGCCGACGTGGCGGCGCGCTTCCTGCGAATCGCGGACGAGGCCACCGCCAACGGGCAGGCCCCGGACAGCCGCATCCTGTGACGCCGGTTTCGGCAGGCACCGGACCCAACAACTTTCATCTACTTTCATCGACAGGCAGCCGTCTACGGCTGCGCACAACGCAAGAGGAGCATATTTCGTGAGCGAACGCATTGTACTGGCCTACTCCGGTGGCCTTGATACTTCGGTGGCTATCGGCTGGATCGCCGAAGCAACCGGTGCTGAGGTTATCGCCGTGGCCGTGGACGTCGGACAGGGCGGCGAATCCCTGGAAACCATCCGCCAGCGCGCCCTGGCCTGCGGCGCCGTCGAAGCCTACGTTGCAGATGCCCGGGACGAATTCGCCTCCGAGTACTGCATGCCGGCGCTGAAGGCCAACGGCCTGTACATGGATTCCTACCCGCTGGTCTCCGCCCTGTCGCGTCCGGTCATCGTGAAGCACCTTGTCGCTGCCGCCCGTGAGTTCGGCGCCACCACCGTGTCCCACGGCTGCACCGGCAAGGGCAACGACCAGGTCCGCTTTGAAGTCGGCATCCAGACCCTGGGCCCGGACCTGAAGTGCATCGCCCCGGTCCGCGACCTGGCCCTGACCCGTGACAAGGCCATCGCCTTTGCCGAGGAAAAGAACCTGCCGATCGTCACCACCAAGAAGAACCCGTTCTCCATCGACGCCAACGTGTGGGGACGCGCCGTGGAGACCGGCTTCCTGGAAGACATCTGGAACGGTCCCACCCCGGACGTGTACGAGTACACCTCCGATCCCGCTGCCGGCCTTCCCGCCGACGAAGTGGTCATCACCTTCAAGGAAGGCGTTCCGGTGGCGATCGACGGCAAGCCCGTCACGCCGCTGCAGGCCATCGAGGAAATGAACCGCCGCGCCGGCGCCCAGGGCATCGGCCGCATCGACATTGTCGAAGACCGCCTTGTCGGTATCAAGAGCCGCGAAATCTACGAAGCCCCCGGCGCCATGGCCCTGATGGCCGCCCACCGCGAGCTCGAAAACGTCACGGTGGAGCGCGAGCAGGCCCGGTTCAAGAAGACCGTTGGCCAGCGCTGGACCGAGCTGGTCTACGACGGCCAGTGGTTCTCCCCGCTGAAGAAGTCCCTGGGCGCCTTTGTCGAGGACACCCAGAAGTACGTCTCCGGCGACATCCGCATGAACATGCAGGGCGGCCGTGCAGTGGTGACCGGACGCCGTTCCGACTCCTCGCTGTATGACTTCAACCTGGCCACCTACGACACCGGTGACAGCTTTGACCAGTCCATGGCCCGC
This genomic interval from Arthrobacter sunyaminii contains the following:
- a CDS encoding endo alpha-1,4 polygalactosaminidase; amino-acid sequence: MKRHLRHKARVAAVACAAFLPFSLGACTPVPDVTAEVIPEARAEPVSVRWTPSPSDSWQWQLSGALDLTVDADVYDVDYETATQTDNDTLKENGRHSICYLSVGSWEDFRGDAEQFPETVLGNIVDGWPDERWLDIRRTDVLLPIMAARMDTCAAKGFDAVEPDNVDGYVNETGFPLTADDQVAYNRSVAELAHARGLSVGLKNDIDQIPELADDFDFAVNEECFRYGECEAYKPFADEGKAVLHVEYQGPLDFCAESRRIGLSSMLKPLDLGPARSSC
- the argJ gene encoding bifunctional glutamate N-acetyltransferase/amino-acid acetyltransferase ArgJ, which encodes MSTTENSIEAASTVNETAVTTGVTAPAGFRAAGITAGLKLSGGRDMALVVNDGPSKAAAAVFTRNRVAAAPVHWSRQVLTDGRADAVILNSGGANACTGPQGFQNTHATAEKTAEVLGISASDVVVCSTGLIGEQLPMEEILPGVEAAAQALAADGGASAAEAIMTTDTVAKQAVFTGSGYTIGGMAKGAGMLAPGLATMLVVLTTDAQLPAAALDTALRAATAVTFDRTDSDGCMSTNDTVVLMASGAAGTVPDQAEFTAGLTEVCHSLAQQLITDAEGASHDIAVTTLNAATVADAETASRAVTRSNLFKTAIFGNDPNWGRVLSAVGTTDAAFEPDRINVTINGVQVCRNGGIGDSRDLVDLTGRKVTVEIDLNAGTESATIWTNDLTTDYVHENSAYSS
- the argC gene encoding N-acetyl-gamma-glutamyl-phosphate reductase — translated: MTISVAVSGASGYAGGEVLRLLAGHPSVTIGAITAHSNAGSRLGELQPHLHALADRVLVDTTVENLAGHDVVFLALPHGASAAIAAQLDPSVLVIDAGADHRLEDPVAWEKFYGSPHAGSWPYGLPELPGHRDRLKGANRIAVPGCYPTSSLLALTPGFSAGLLEPDDVVIVAASGTSGAGKAAKPHLLGSEVMGGMSPYGVGGGHRHTPEIEQGLSAAAGESVAVSFTPTLAPMARGILTTATAKVRPGVTPEQLRAAWQEAYGREHFVRLLPEGQWPATKMVVGSNYAALQLAYDAHTNRVIVTCVIDNLNKGTAGGAVQSMNIALGLEETAGLMTQGVAP
- a CDS encoding quinone oxidoreductase family protein, encoding MHKAIVVPAPGGPEILRVEDVDLPQPGPKELLVRVAAAGVNFIDTYKRSGVYPMEYPFIPGVEAAGTVVATGRDVEDFREGARVATAEGGGTYSEYMILEADKALPVPDGVSDETAAALPMQGMTAHYLCNSAFPVEEGQTVLTHAGAGGVGLLLIQLLKAKGARIITTASTDEKRELARSAGADHALGYEGFAEEVRHLTDGVGVDVVYDGVGKATFEGSLASLRKRGMLVLFGGASGQVPPFDIQKLNSGGSLYLTRPTIGDYLLTREERQWRAHDLFEMVREGTLDVRIGGTYPLAEATRAQEDLEGRKTTGKVLLIP
- a CDS encoding spherulation-specific family 4 protein, yielding MKKARTAIPWYVHPAVAPQEWSWLAAQHGRVSFAILNVHNGPGRDDDEYYPDAVAALRPCIRLLGYVRVDYGNRPVADVARDIETWQRLYRLDGIMLDELPSHPKSLVQCAQYAAAARAAGITFLAANPGRFPSQAHLNLFDVTAVFEGTAEAYADFRPPDWARSIPPSQLWHLVYGCGPGEIEAVRLAAGSHGAGYVFATDRTLPNPWLGTSTAVSARLSAERVSP
- the pelF gene encoding GT4 family glycosyltransferase PelF; this encodes MKIALITEGTYPVVTGGVSTWCDQLLTGLPEHDFDVVALTGSGAEKPVWAVPPNVRSVRLIPVWGPSASPLRPTPRRRYWIESTQYELERLWDAALGSERQDPVGRTANALQHLVGISDRIGLARSLATRGSVAAIIAAWTRHLVSVGEPPISVADAVMAASIVDRALALLDHRLGKVNVVHASSNGPSSLLALAQSWRHGTPILLTEHGVYLRERYLALYGAHLSWPVRRAVTAFLRRLCQVVNVRAHMVLPVNQFNARWERRLGALPERIYTIPNGVDPLTFLPVTSEPELPTISFVGRIDPLKDLETLISAFALVRERVPNAQLRIFGPTPKENAAYKELLVALTRALGVAEAVHWEGPSKGSRPAIEAGHVVALSSISEGLPFTLIEAMMCGRATVNTDVGGVGECLDEHESTGMLVAARDHAAFADACVSLLTDPRRRAAMGAAARRRALSEFTLERCLTRYREAYLAARTGRLLKPKQGAAILASAPTGSFPTKMTALHDATPLDAVALRVSA